Proteins encoded together in one Kitasatospora albolonga window:
- a CDS encoding alpha/beta hydrolase, whose protein sequence is MPDLLVEHHGVPVLACGPEGPSIASEQDALDHLIGPAFQGAEVVAVPAGRLDDRFFDLSTGLAGAILQKFSAYRLRLVVVGDITHHLSASAALPDLVREANRGRDVWFVADLDALAARLAE, encoded by the coding sequence GTGCCTGACCTTCTTGTGGAGCACCACGGAGTCCCGGTGCTGGCCTGCGGCCCCGAGGGTCCCTCGATCGCCAGTGAGCAGGACGCGCTCGACCATCTGATCGGGCCGGCCTTCCAGGGTGCGGAGGTGGTCGCGGTTCCGGCGGGGCGGCTGGACGACCGTTTCTTCGATCTGAGTACCGGGCTCGCCGGAGCGATCCTCCAGAAGTTCTCCGCCTACCGGCTCCGGCTGGTCGTCGTCGGGGACATCACGCACCATCTGTCGGCGAGCGCCGCCCTGCCCGACCTGGTCCGTGAGGCCAACCGGGGCCGGGACGTCTGGTTCGTGGCCGATCTGGACGCCCTGGCCGCCCGCCTGGCCGAGTAG
- a CDS encoding ABC transporter permease yields MSSLSLAVRDSSTMLRRNLLHARRYPSLTLNLLFTPIVLLLLFVYIFGDAMSAGIGGGGSPDRSAYIAYIVPGVLLMAIGSTVVGTAVSVSNDMTEGIVARFRTLAIHRPSVLVGHVVGSVLRSVMSVAVVGAVAVAIGFRSVDATALEWLAAFGLLALFAAALTWIAVGMGLISPNAEAASNNATPLILLPLLSSAFTPVDSMPGWFRPIAEYQPFTPAIETLRGLLLGSGIGHDGWLAVGWCLGLMVLGYLWSAATFGRDPA; encoded by the coding sequence ATGAGTTCCCTCTCCCTCGCGGTACGCGACTCGTCCACGATGCTCCGCCGCAACCTCCTGCACGCGCGGCGCTACCCCTCCCTCACCCTGAACCTGCTGTTCACCCCGATCGTGTTGCTGCTGCTCTTCGTCTACATCTTCGGCGACGCGATGAGCGCGGGAATCGGCGGCGGGGGCAGCCCGGACCGCTCCGCGTACATCGCGTACATCGTCCCGGGCGTGCTGCTCATGGCCATCGGCAGCACCGTCGTCGGAACCGCCGTCTCCGTCTCCAACGACATGACCGAGGGCATCGTCGCCCGCTTCCGCACGCTGGCGATCCACCGTCCCTCGGTGCTCGTGGGACATGTCGTCGGCAGCGTGCTGCGGTCGGTCATGAGCGTGGCCGTCGTGGGCGCCGTCGCCGTGGCCATCGGCTTCCGGTCCGTGGACGCGACCGCCCTGGAGTGGCTCGCGGCGTTCGGGCTGCTGGCGCTCTTCGCCGCGGCCCTCACCTGGATCGCGGTCGGCATGGGCCTGATCAGCCCGAACGCCGAGGCCGCCAGCAACAACGCCACACCGCTGATCCTGCTGCCGCTCCTCTCCAGCGCCTTCACCCCCGTCGACTCCATGCCGGGCTGGTTCCGTCCGATCGCCGAGTACCAGCCGTTCACACCCGCCATCGAAACCCTGCGGGGTCTGCTGCTCGGCAGCGGGATCGGCCACGACGGATGGCTGGCCGTCGGCTGGTGCCTGGGGCTCATGGTGCTCGGCTACCTCTGGTCGGCCGCGACGTTCGGCCGCGACCCGGCCTGA
- a CDS encoding ABC transporter — MPVSVMPTSSGDGVTSSPTAVSAVGLRKSYGGTTVLDGVDLRIPSGSVFALLGPNGAGKTTTVKILSTLITADGGRARVAGHDLATSPAGVRAAIGVTGQFSAVDGLITGEENMLLMADLHHLPRREGRRVTAELLERFDLTAAARKPAQSYSGGMVRRLDIAMTLVGGPRIIFLDEPTTGLDPRSRRAMWQIIRELVTDGVTVLLTTQYLEEADRLADRIAVLNNGRIVGEGTAEGLKRLVPGGHVRLRFSGPAAYRDAADALRDATRDDEALVLTVPSGGSQRELRSVLDRLDSAGIEADELTVHTPDLDEVFLALTGRPEEAAR; from the coding sequence ATGCCTGTATCTGTCATGCCCACATCCAGCGGAGATGGCGTCACATCGTCACCGACCGCCGTCTCCGCCGTCGGTCTGCGCAAGTCGTACGGCGGCACCACCGTTCTCGACGGTGTCGACCTGCGCATTCCGTCCGGCTCGGTCTTCGCGCTGCTCGGGCCGAACGGCGCCGGAAAGACCACCACTGTGAAGATCCTGTCAACGCTCATCACCGCCGACGGCGGTCGGGCCCGGGTCGCGGGCCACGACCTCGCGACATCGCCCGCCGGGGTGCGTGCCGCGATCGGCGTCACCGGGCAGTTCTCCGCCGTCGACGGGCTGATCACCGGCGAGGAGAACATGCTCCTGATGGCGGACCTGCACCACCTGCCCAGACGCGAGGGACGGCGGGTCACCGCCGAGCTGCTGGAGCGGTTCGACCTCACCGCCGCCGCGAGGAAACCGGCCCAGAGCTACTCCGGCGGCATGGTCCGCCGCCTCGACATCGCCATGACCCTCGTCGGCGGCCCGCGGATCATCTTCCTCGACGAGCCGACCACCGGACTCGACCCGCGCTCCCGCCGCGCCATGTGGCAGATCATCCGCGAACTCGTCACGGACGGTGTCACCGTCCTCCTCACCACCCAGTACCTGGAGGAGGCCGACCGGCTCGCCGACCGTATCGCGGTGCTGAACAACGGCAGGATCGTCGGCGAAGGCACCGCCGAGGGGCTGAAGCGGCTGGTCCCCGGAGGACACGTACGGCTGCGTTTCTCCGGCCCGGCCGCCTACCGGGACGCCGCCGACGCGCTGCGCGACGCCACCCGGGACGACGAGGCGCTCGTGCTGACGGTCCCCAGCGGCGGCAGCCAGCGCGAGCTGCGCTCCGTCCTCGACCGGCTGGACTCGGCCGGAATCGAGGCGGACGAGCTGACCGTACACACCCCCGACCTCGACGAGGTGTTCCTCGCCCTGACCGGCCGGCCCGAGGAGGCAGCCCGATGA
- a CDS encoding DoxX family protein, with translation MTVLRRVARPMLASMFISGGYGAVRDPARLAPVAEPVTDRVTEMLAPWSSLLPEDPERLVRLNGVVQLGAGLLLALGRAPRLASAALAVTLVPTTLAAHRYWTIEDPEKRAAQRVQFLKNTSLLGGLLIAAADTHGKPSLAYRTRSTASHASAAVAHQAHAAAGTARKHLP, from the coding sequence ATGACTGTTCTGCGCAGAGTCGCCCGGCCCATGCTGGCCTCGATGTTCATCAGCGGCGGATACGGCGCGGTGCGCGACCCCGCGCGCCTGGCGCCCGTCGCGGAGCCCGTGACCGATCGCGTCACCGAGATGCTCGCGCCCTGGAGCTCCCTGCTGCCGGAGGACCCCGAGCGCCTCGTACGCCTCAACGGAGTCGTGCAGCTCGGCGCCGGTCTCCTGCTCGCGCTGGGGCGGGCGCCACGGCTGGCGTCGGCCGCGCTCGCCGTGACCCTGGTGCCGACGACGCTGGCGGCCCACCGGTACTGGACGATCGAGGACCCCGAGAAGCGCGCGGCCCAGCGGGTTCAGTTCCTCAAGAACACGTCCCTGCTCGGCGGACTCCTCATCGCCGCCGCCGACACCCACGGCAAGCCCTCGCTCGCCTACCGCACCCGCAGCACCGCGAGCCACGCCTCCGCCGCCGTCGCCCACCAGGCGCACGCCGCCGCCGGAACGGCCCGTAAGCACCTTCCCTGA
- a CDS encoding TetR family transcriptional regulator produces the protein MAKAGPAAERVVRAGAELADEIGFEYVTPSELARRLGVRTASLYSHVKNAHDLKTKIALLALEELADRASTALAGRAGRDALTAFADAYRDYAYEHPGRFTAARFRLDPEAAAASAGVRHARMMRAILRGYDLAEPQQTHAVRLLGSVFNGYVGLEAAGGFSHSAPSSQESWTEILNALDALLRNWPAPAVPG, from the coding sequence ATGGCAAAGGCAGGGCCGGCCGCGGAGCGCGTGGTGCGGGCGGGGGCGGAGCTGGCGGACGAGATCGGCTTCGAGTACGTGACCCCCTCCGAGCTCGCCCGGCGGCTGGGCGTCAGGACCGCGAGCCTGTATTCGCACGTCAAGAACGCCCACGACCTCAAGACGAAGATCGCGCTGCTCGCCCTGGAGGAGCTCGCCGACCGCGCGTCCACCGCGCTCGCGGGACGGGCCGGCCGGGACGCGCTGACCGCCTTCGCGGACGCCTACCGCGACTACGCCTACGAGCACCCGGGCCGCTTCACCGCAGCCCGCTTCCGGCTCGACCCGGAAGCCGCCGCCGCGAGCGCCGGTGTCCGGCACGCCCGGATGATGCGGGCGATCCTGCGCGGCTACGACCTGGCCGAGCCCCAGCAGACGCACGCGGTACGGCTGCTGGGCAGCGTCTTCAACGGCTACGTCGGCCTGGAGGCCGCCGGCGGCTTCAGCCACAGCGCCCCCTCCTCCCAGGAGAGCTGGACCGAGATCCTCAACGCGCTCGACGCCCTGCTGCGCAACTGGCCGGCCCCTGCCGTCCCCGGCTGA
- a CDS encoding lipase translates to MNTRHGWTTTPITPALLRGALELELTERGALPHRLPAHARAQIPDGQLAMAQSQPSGVRLVLRTRATAVELDVVATKRVYVGAPPRPDGVYELLVDGRPAGRARAADGDTLTIDMAAGTAEARPGPVETLRFTGLPEGEKDVEIWLPHDEATRLVSLRTDAPVHPARPTGRPVWLHHGSSISQGSNATAPTGTWPALAAALGGAELINLGFGGGALLDPFTARALRDTPADLISVKIGINLVNSDLMRLRAFGPAVHGFLDTIREGHPTAPLLVVSPVLCPIHENTPGPSAPDHSALSEGRLRFTATGDPAETAAGKLTLTVIRDELARIVEQRATTDPHLHHLDGLALYNEADHAELPLPDALHPDPATHRRIAEHFARLAFGPGGPFGTKTP, encoded by the coding sequence ATGAACACCCGGCACGGCTGGACCACGACCCCCATCACCCCCGCCCTCCTGCGTGGCGCGCTGGAGCTGGAGCTCACCGAACGAGGCGCGCTCCCCCACCGGCTGCCCGCGCACGCCCGGGCGCAGATACCCGACGGCCAGCTGGCCATGGCACAGTCGCAGCCCTCCGGGGTCCGGCTGGTCCTCCGTACCCGGGCCACCGCCGTCGAGCTGGACGTGGTGGCCACCAAGCGGGTCTACGTCGGGGCGCCGCCGCGCCCCGACGGGGTGTACGAGCTCCTCGTGGACGGCCGTCCCGCGGGCCGGGCCCGCGCCGCCGACGGCGACACGCTCACCATCGACATGGCCGCGGGAACCGCGGAGGCCCGGCCCGGGCCCGTGGAGACCCTCCGGTTCACCGGCCTGCCGGAGGGCGAGAAGGACGTCGAGATCTGGCTGCCGCACGACGAGGCCACCCGGCTGGTCTCGCTGCGCACCGACGCGCCCGTCCACCCCGCTCGGCCCACCGGCCGCCCGGTCTGGCTGCACCACGGCAGTTCCATCAGCCAGGGTTCCAACGCCACGGCCCCCACCGGCACCTGGCCCGCCCTGGCCGCCGCGCTCGGCGGAGCGGAACTGATCAACCTGGGGTTCGGCGGCGGCGCCCTGCTCGACCCCTTCACCGCGCGCGCCCTGCGCGACACCCCCGCCGACCTGATCAGCGTCAAGATCGGCATCAACCTCGTCAACTCCGATCTGATGCGGCTGCGCGCGTTCGGTCCGGCCGTCCACGGCTTCCTGGACACCATCCGCGAGGGGCACCCCACCGCTCCGCTGCTGGTCGTCTCGCCGGTCCTCTGCCCCATCCACGAGAACACCCCGGGCCCCAGCGCCCCGGACCACAGCGCGCTGAGCGAAGGGCGCCTGCGGTTCACGGCCACCGGGGACCCCGCAGAGACCGCCGCCGGGAAGCTGACCCTCACCGTCATCCGGGACGAACTGGCCCGGATCGTCGAGCAGCGCGCCACCACCGACCCGCATCTCCACCACCTGGACGGCCTCGCCCTCTACAACGAGGCCGACCACGCCGAGCTGCCGCTGCCCGACGCCCTCCACCCCGACCCCGCGACCCACCGGCGCATCGCCGAACACTTCGCCCGTCTCGCCTTCGGCCCCGGGGGGCCTTTCGGTACGAAGACCCCCTGA
- a CDS encoding NAD-dependent protein deacetylase 1: MRMRPTLSWTPPEDLAPATTDLEPVAEALGSGGVLVLSGAGLSTESGIPDYRGEGGSLSRHTPMTYQEFTASAGARRRYWARSHLGWRTFGRARPNAGHRAVAAFGRHGLLSGVITQNVDGLHQAAGSTDVVELHGGLDRVVCLSCGAVGPRRELARRLEEANEGFAPVAAAINPDGDADLTDEQVGDFHVVPCAVCGGILKPDVVFFGEAVPPQGVEHCRRLVREAASLLVLGSSLTVMSGLRFVRQAERAGQPVLIVNRDPTRGDRHAVTRIALPLGAALTSVADRLGVPVAVPEPDPPPGPAPVTP, from the coding sequence ATGCGTATGCGCCCCACGCTCAGCTGGACCCCTCCCGAGGACCTGGCGCCCGCCACCACCGACCTCGAACCGGTCGCCGAGGCGCTGGGCAGCGGCGGTGTGCTGGTGCTCAGCGGGGCGGGCCTCTCCACGGAGTCGGGTATTCCGGACTACCGGGGAGAGGGCGGCAGCCTGAGTCGGCACACCCCGATGACGTACCAGGAATTCACCGCGAGCGCCGGGGCGCGGCGGCGGTACTGGGCGCGCAGCCATCTGGGCTGGCGCACCTTCGGCCGGGCCCGCCCCAATGCCGGGCACCGGGCCGTGGCCGCGTTCGGGCGGCACGGCCTGCTGTCGGGGGTGATCACCCAGAACGTGGACGGCCTGCACCAGGCGGCGGGGAGCACGGACGTCGTGGAGCTCCACGGGGGCCTGGACCGGGTCGTCTGCCTTTCCTGCGGGGCCGTCGGCCCGCGCCGCGAACTCGCCCGCCGACTCGAGGAGGCCAACGAGGGGTTCGCGCCCGTGGCCGCCGCGATCAATCCGGACGGTGACGCCGACCTCACCGACGAACAGGTCGGGGACTTCCATGTCGTGCCCTGCGCCGTCTGCGGGGGCATCCTCAAGCCGGACGTGGTGTTCTTCGGGGAGGCCGTGCCCCCGCAGGGGGTCGAGCACTGCCGTCGGCTGGTCCGCGAGGCGGCTTCGCTGCTGGTCCTCGGCTCCTCCCTGACGGTGATGTCCGGCCTCCGCTTCGTGCGGCAGGCGGAGCGGGCCGGACAGCCGGTGCTGATCGTCAACCGGGACCCGACCCGGGGTGACCGGCACGCCGTCACCCGTATCGCGCTCCCGCTGGGGGCGGCCCTCACCTCCGTGGCCGACCGGCTGGGCGTCCCCGTCGCGGTGCCGGAGCCGGACCCGCCACCGGGTCCGGCTCCGGTCACGCCGTAG
- a CDS encoding 2'-5' RNA ligase produces MNKSSEAVSEAAAHEGMPAPTIRVFLALAPPDDAKEELARALRPAYAAYPRLRWNRIEDWHITLAFLGELPVTTVPPLVPPLAALAERRRPLPLALHGGGHFDERVLWSGIEGDLEGLHRLAADVRGVVREYGVPFVERPLRPHLTLARARRGDHSAVAEAAAGLDTFAGRGWDAGRLHLVGSNAGRGPGPIRYRDIEAWDFGGGSRAQGS; encoded by the coding sequence GTGAACAAATCGTCCGAAGCCGTCTCCGAGGCCGCCGCCCACGAAGGAATGCCGGCCCCGACCATCCGCGTGTTCCTGGCGCTCGCTCCGCCCGATGACGCCAAGGAGGAGCTCGCGCGGGCGTTGCGCCCGGCCTACGCGGCGTATCCGCGCCTGCGGTGGAACCGCATCGAGGACTGGCACATCACCCTGGCGTTCCTCGGTGAGCTCCCGGTCACCACCGTCCCGCCGCTGGTCCCGCCGCTCGCCGCGCTCGCGGAGCGGCGGCGGCCCCTGCCGCTGGCGCTGCACGGCGGCGGGCACTTCGACGAGCGCGTTCTCTGGAGCGGGATCGAGGGGGACCTCGAAGGGCTGCACCGGCTCGCCGCCGACGTACGGGGCGTGGTCAGGGAATACGGTGTCCCGTTCGTGGAGCGGCCGTTGCGGCCCCATCTGACGCTGGCCCGCGCCCGCCGGGGTGACCACTCCGCCGTGGCGGAGGCCGCCGCCGGGCTCGACACGTTCGCCGGTCGCGGCTGGGATGCCGGACGTCTCCACCTGGTGGGCAGCAACGCCGGTCGCGGCCCGGGGCCGATCCGCTACCGCGACATCGAAGCCTGGGACTTCGGTGGCGGGAGCCGTGCGCAAGGGAGCTGA
- a CDS encoding carboxyvinyl-carboxyphosphonate phosphorylmutase, whose translation MRHGSALREQIRTPGTTPLIGIYDMYSASVAAQHYDGFFVSGFGFAASHYGLPDIGFIAWPDMVAFTERLRLAFPSHHLLVDIDDGYVDPEVACHVVQRLERAGASGVILEDQKRPRRCGHADGKSVLPLEEYLEKLNLVLESRRDLVVVARTDATEDEDILRRAQALAETDADVVLVDGVRDVEWIRRIRKVIDDKPLLFNQIAGGRSPRLSLSELTDLECQVAIYSTPCLFAAHTAIDHALGELKRADGRLPEFSPGTSVGVRASTALLEKNISRHHPSHR comes from the coding sequence ATGCGCCACGGAAGCGCGCTGCGCGAGCAGATCCGGACGCCCGGGACCACCCCGCTCATCGGCATCTACGACATGTACTCGGCATCGGTCGCCGCCCAGCACTACGACGGGTTCTTCGTCTCCGGCTTCGGCTTCGCCGCCTCCCACTACGGGCTGCCGGACATCGGCTTCATCGCCTGGCCGGACATGGTCGCCTTCACCGAACGGCTCCGGCTCGCCTTCCCCTCCCACCATCTGCTGGTGGACATCGACGACGGATACGTGGACCCGGAGGTGGCGTGCCACGTGGTGCAGCGGCTGGAGCGGGCCGGGGCGTCCGGCGTCATCCTGGAGGACCAGAAGCGCCCGCGCCGCTGCGGCCACGCGGACGGCAAGAGCGTCCTGCCGCTGGAGGAGTACCTGGAGAAGCTCAACCTGGTCCTGGAGAGCCGGCGTGACCTCGTGGTCGTGGCCCGTACCGACGCCACCGAGGACGAGGACATCCTGCGCCGCGCCCAGGCGCTCGCGGAGACCGATGCCGATGTGGTGCTGGTCGACGGGGTGCGGGACGTCGAGTGGATTCGCCGTATCCGGAAGGTCATCGACGACAAGCCCCTGCTCTTCAACCAGATCGCGGGCGGCAGGTCACCGAGGCTCTCGCTCTCCGAACTGACCGATCTGGAATGCCAGGTCGCCATCTACAGCACCCCCTGCCTGTTCGCCGCGCACACCGCCATCGACCACGCGCTCGGCGAGCTGAAGCGGGCCGACGGGCGGCTCCCGGAGTTCTCCCCCGGCACGTCGGTCGGCGTACGGGCCTCGACCGCCCTGCTGGAGAAGAACATCAGTCGGCACCACCCCTCGCACCGATAA
- a CDS encoding MarR family transcriptional regulator — translation MTATPGTPSDLAAVPDEELLRLDHQVCFSLHAASRAFGGFYRQALKDLGLTYPQYLVMLVLWEDGPQPVKAIGARLHLDSGTLSPLLKRLEAAGLVRRERSREDERSVLIELTDEGARLRERALSVPRGVLAATGLSVAEVLGLQKVLGRLTAALGEAVDAH, via the coding sequence ATGACCGCCACCCCGGGCACCCCGTCCGACCTCGCCGCCGTCCCCGACGAGGAGCTGCTGCGCCTCGACCACCAGGTCTGCTTCTCGCTGCACGCCGCGTCGCGCGCGTTCGGCGGCTTCTACCGCCAGGCGCTGAAGGACCTCGGCCTCACCTACCCCCAGTACCTGGTCATGCTGGTGCTGTGGGAGGACGGGCCCCAGCCCGTCAAGGCCATCGGGGCGCGTCTCCACCTGGACTCCGGGACCCTCTCGCCGCTGCTGAAGCGCCTGGAGGCGGCGGGGCTGGTACGCCGCGAGCGCAGCCGCGAGGACGAGCGCTCGGTCCTGATCGAGCTGACCGACGAGGGCGCCCGGCTCCGTGAACGCGCGCTGTCCGTCCCCCGGGGCGTGCTCGCGGCGACCGGTCTGTCGGTGGCGGAGGTGCTGGGTCTGCAGAAGGTCCTGGGCCGCCTCACGGCCGCCCTGGGGGAGGCCGTGGACGCTCATTGA
- a CDS encoding Ohr subfamily peroxiredoxin produces MDALYTAAATANGREGRAVSSDGRIDLPLALPPALGGNGEGTNPEQLFAAGYAACFASAMSAVAREMKVDTKDVSVTAEVSIGKDGSGFGLAVVMRVELPDSLEGEVGRRLVDATHAYCPYSKATRGNIDVELVIE; encoded by the coding sequence ATGGACGCGCTGTACACCGCCGCCGCGACCGCCAACGGCCGCGAGGGCCGCGCCGTGAGTTCGGACGGCCGGATCGACCTGCCCCTCGCCCTGCCGCCTGCGCTCGGCGGCAACGGCGAGGGCACCAACCCCGAGCAGCTCTTCGCCGCCGGGTACGCGGCCTGTTTCGCCAGTGCGATGTCCGCGGTCGCCCGGGAGATGAAGGTCGACACCAAGGACGTCTCCGTGACCGCCGAGGTCTCCATCGGCAAGGACGGCAGCGGTTTCGGGCTCGCGGTCGTCATGCGCGTCGAGCTGCCCGACTCCCTGGAGGGCGAAGTCGGGCGGCGGCTGGTCGACGCCACCCACGCCTACTGCCCGTACTCCAAGGCCACGCGGGGGAACATCGACGTGGAGCTGGTCATCGAGTAG
- a CDS encoding alpha/beta hydrolase, whose translation MTVFILVAGAFTGPHVWRDTAARLAGKGAEVHTAALTGLGGRPAGDVAAVDLETHIADVLAVIDRVGAGPGREIVLVGHDYGIHPVLGAADRRAGAIARIIHLDAGMPQDGVPALAAVPDERLRERLSGGGDGGGGEGECDRLSASAGEERAGELPPPDRDAWPLWGSTAGLSDEALDGLTARAAPQPLGTLLQPLRLTGAAAQVPATGVLCTGNGPGIELVQLGVDAGDPALVALAGRGVTFFELPTGHWPMLSCPAELAGVLLAAAGGGGHRLSSADAARTPPHLRPFLLDVPERPRERTGNTDLYLPDGPGPHPAVVFVHGGPVPAGVRPTPRDWPTLTGYARYVAGLGAAAVTLDHRLHAVSDYGRAAEDVAAAVERVRADPRVDGDRVALWFFSGGGPLTADWLAAPPAWLRCLAANYPILAPLPGWGLSGARFRPVEAVARVGKLPVVLVRAGREIAGIAVTVEEFLTEAARCGADVEVVDVPEGRHGFETLDPTDDAREAVRRAVAAVLARLTA comes from the coding sequence ATGACCGTATTCATCCTGGTGGCGGGGGCGTTCACCGGGCCGCACGTGTGGCGGGACACCGCCGCCCGGCTGGCCGGGAAGGGCGCCGAGGTACACACGGCGGCGCTCACCGGACTCGGCGGACGCCCCGCCGGAGACGTGGCCGCCGTCGACCTGGAGACGCACATCGCGGACGTGCTCGCGGTGATCGACCGGGTGGGGGCGGGGCCCGGCCGGGAGATCGTGCTCGTCGGCCACGACTACGGCATCCACCCGGTGCTGGGCGCGGCCGACCGGCGGGCGGGAGCGATCGCCCGGATCATCCACCTGGACGCGGGGATGCCGCAGGACGGGGTGCCTGCCCTGGCCGCCGTACCCGACGAGCGCCTGCGCGAGCGGCTGTCGGGAGGCGGGGACGGAGGCGGGGGCGAGGGAGAGTGCGACCGGCTGTCCGCCAGCGCCGGGGAAGAACGGGCCGGTGAGCTGCCGCCCCCGGACCGGGACGCGTGGCCGCTCTGGGGGAGCACCGCCGGACTCTCCGATGAGGCGCTCGACGGGCTCACCGCCCGCGCGGCCCCGCAGCCGCTGGGCACCCTGCTCCAGCCGCTGCGGCTCACCGGGGCCGCGGCGCAGGTGCCCGCGACCGGGGTGCTGTGCACCGGCAACGGGCCGGGCATCGAGCTGGTCCAGCTCGGGGTGGACGCGGGCGACCCCGCCCTCGTGGCCCTGGCCGGACGCGGGGTGACCTTCTTCGAACTGCCCACGGGCCACTGGCCGATGCTGTCCTGCCCCGCCGAGCTGGCCGGGGTCCTGCTGGCGGCGGCGGGCGGCGGGGGCCACCGGCTGAGCTCCGCCGACGCCGCCCGGACGCCCCCGCATCTGCGGCCGTTCCTCCTCGACGTACCCGAACGGCCCCGCGAACGGACCGGGAACACCGACCTGTACCTGCCCGACGGGCCGGGACCGCACCCGGCCGTGGTGTTCGTCCACGGCGGCCCCGTACCCGCCGGAGTACGGCCGACGCCCCGGGACTGGCCGACCCTGACGGGGTACGCCCGTTACGTCGCCGGGCTCGGGGCGGCGGCCGTGACGCTCGACCACCGCCTGCACGCCGTGAGCGACTACGGGCGGGCCGCCGAGGACGTGGCCGCCGCCGTGGAACGCGTACGGGCCGATCCCCGGGTGGACGGCGACCGGGTCGCCCTGTGGTTCTTCTCGGGCGGCGGCCCCCTCACCGCCGACTGGCTGGCCGCGCCCCCGGCGTGGCTGCGCTGCCTGGCCGCCAACTACCCGATCCTGGCGCCGCTGCCGGGCTGGGGGCTGTCCGGCGCCCGGTTCCGCCCGGTGGAGGCGGTCGCCCGCGTGGGGAAGCTCCCGGTGGTGCTGGTCCGGGCGGGGCGCGAGATCGCCGGGATCGCCGTCACCGTGGAGGAGTTCCTGACCGAGGCCGCCCGCTGCGGGGCGGACGTCGAGGTGGTCGACGTACCGGAGGGCCGCCACGGCTTCGAGACGCTCGACCCGACGGACGACGCGCGCGAGGCCGTGCGCCGGGCGGTCGCGGCGGTGCTGGCCCGCCTGACGGCCTGA
- a CDS encoding MerR family transcriptional regulator, translating into MFSSYDGLCTIGELAERAGVSVKTVRFYSDGGLLPEASRSAGGHRRYAPEAVERLSLIRSLRGLGLPVAEVRRVLDKQDEGDAGDALEDAVAGRLRVLGSELRALRWREAALQLVRDCPPAERPDRLRLVGAVGAPPSTAALVRFWRAWLPARMPARSVRAFLEAAVPEPPEAPGPGQVLAFARLHAFVSGPCAGSGPCRPRAHRGAGARESAVLYAGLATAYDLAAGELRRGREPRPGEALDGFVDAYARTYGTRDTPGFRRGLAGQLAADPRIDRYWELTAEVLGAPGRPPEPTPGSAHDWLLAALDAQLGTASG; encoded by the coding sequence GTGTTTTCGTCGTACGACGGTCTGTGCACCATCGGCGAACTGGCCGAGCGGGCGGGTGTCAGTGTGAAGACCGTCCGTTTCTACTCGGACGGGGGGCTGCTGCCGGAGGCGTCCCGCAGTGCGGGCGGGCACCGCAGGTATGCCCCGGAGGCTGTGGAGCGGCTGAGCCTGATCCGTTCGCTGCGCGGTCTGGGCCTGCCGGTCGCCGAGGTGCGCCGCGTCCTCGACAAGCAGGACGAGGGGGATGCGGGGGACGCGCTGGAGGACGCCGTCGCCGGGCGGCTGCGCGTGCTCGGGTCCGAACTCAGGGCCCTGCGCTGGCGGGAGGCCGCGCTCCAGCTGGTGCGGGACTGCCCGCCGGCCGAACGCCCGGACCGGCTGCGCCTGGTCGGGGCGGTCGGCGCTCCGCCGAGCACCGCCGCACTGGTCCGGTTCTGGCGCGCCTGGCTCCCGGCCCGGATGCCCGCCCGGTCCGTACGCGCGTTCCTGGAAGCGGCCGTACCGGAGCCGCCCGAGGCCCCGGGGCCGGGGCAGGTGCTCGCCTTCGCGCGGCTGCACGCCTTCGTGAGCGGCCCGTGCGCCGGGAGCGGTCCCTGTCGGCCGAGGGCCCACCGAGGTGCGGGGGCGCGGGAGTCGGCGGTGCTGTACGCGGGTCTGGCCACGGCGTACGACCTGGCGGCCGGGGAGCTGCGCCGGGGCCGGGAGCCCCGTCCCGGCGAGGCCCTGGACGGGTTCGTGGACGCGTACGCGCGTACGTACGGCACCCGCGACACGCCCGGGTTCCGCCGTGGGCTGGCCGGTCAGCTGGCCGCCGACCCGCGGATCGACCGGTACTGGGAGCTGACGGCCGAGGTGCTCGGCGCGCCCGGCCGCCCTCCGGAGCCGACGCCCGGATCGGCGCACGACTGGCTCCTGGCGGCGCTGGACGCGCAGTTGGGGACGGCATCCGGCTGA